AGTGAATTACATAATTAATACATTAGTAACTTGTTAAAATGTTAAATATTGATATAATATATATTATATCAAACATTTTTTTCTAAAATAAAAAGTAAGTACCAATAATTTTGTTATAGAACTAAAAAATTGCTACAAATAAAGATTACGGAGGGAGAAAACTATGAGTAAACCAGCAAACAATTTACAGGACATATTCTTAAATGGTGCTAGAAAAAACAGGATCCCGGTTATTGTATACTTAACTAATGGTTTTCAGATTAGAGGAATTGTAAAAGGTTTTGATAATTTTACGGTTATATTAGAGTGTGATGGAAAACAAATGATGGTATATAAACATGCACTTTCTACTATTACACCATCAAAAGCAATTCTGTTTAATACTCCTGCAGGAACAGATGACAGGTCATAAACTTATTTTAAAAATCTACACATAGAAAAGGAATAGGCAATTTCCTATTCCTTTTCTATGTGTAGGTAATACTTAGGAGGTAATAATTTTGTTAAATATAACAAAAGAAGAACTTAAAAATAAATACAAAATAAATGATAAAGTAATTTCTCTATATGAGAAGTCAATAGAAGATGTTAAAGGCGAATTCATATATTATGATGAAGTAAGGGAATATAATCAGTTAAAAGTTTTGAATGCGCTTCAGGAAGAGGGGATAAGCGAATCTCATTTTACCAATTCTTCTGGCTATGGCTATGGGGATATAGGAAGGAACTCTTTAGATAGAGTATATGCCAGAGTATTTAATTCAGAAAGTGCACTTGTGAGACCTCATTTTGTAAATGGAACTCATGCACTATGCTGTGCTCTTTTTGGAAATTTGCGTCCGGGAGATACCATGTTATCTGTTTGTGGAACTCCCTACGATACACTGCATAGTTTAATAGGTAGATGCAGTGACAAAAAAGTGGGTTCACTTAAGGAATATGGCATAAATTATCATCAGATAGATTTAACTCTGGATAATAAAATAGATTTTAAAAGTGTAGAGAAATATCTAATAAAAAATGATAAAGTAAAAATAGTGCATATACAGAGATCAACAGGTTATGGCTGGAGAAAATCATTTTCCATATCAGAAATAAAGGAGATAATAGATTTTGTGAAAAAAATTCATCCGGAGTTAATATGCTTTGTGGATAATTGTTATGGGGAATTTATAGATATAATGGAACCTACAGATATAGGAGCGGATTTAGTGGCAGGATCCCTTATAAAGAACATAGGAGGAGGAATAGCACCTACCGGAGGATATATAGCGGGAAAGGAAGAGTATGTAACACAGGCCTCCTATAGGCTTACAGTACCAGGTATAGGAGGAGAATGTGGTTCAACTTTTGGAGTAATGAGATCCTTATATCAAGGATTGTTTCTAGCACCGCATATTTCTATAGAAGCAGTAAAAGGGGCTGTTTTTTGTGCCAGAATCATGGAACTTGCAAAGTTTGAAGTTCTGCCTAAATACAATGATAAAAGAAGTGATATAATACAGTGTATTAAATTTAATGATAAGATAAAATTAATAGACTTTTGCAGGGCCATTCAGAAAGCATCTCCTGTAGATTCTTCTGCACAATGCGAACCCTGGGATATGCCGGGATATTCAGATCAGGTTATAATGGCTGCAGGAGCATTTATACAGGGTTCTTCCATTGAGTTATCTGCAGATGCTCCTATAAGAGAACCCTATATAGCTTATTTGCAGGGAGGGTTGACTTTTGATCATGCTAAAATAGGAATACTCATGGCTTTATCCAGTATAATCTGACAAAGTAATTATTTATCAGGATTAGGTTGATTTTATTCATATTGTCTATAAATGCCTATTAATCTTCCAATTATTTTACAATCATCTACTATAATAGGGGGCATATTTTTATTTTCTGGTTGTAATCTTATATGATTTTCCTCTTTAAAAAACCTTTTTAATGTGGCTTCATTTTCAATGAGAGCTACTACTATGTCCCCATTTTCTGCAGAGTGCACTTTTTCTATTAGGGATAAGTCTCCATCTAATATACCTGCATCCACCATGCTTTCTCCTTTTACCCTTAACATAAATATTTCTCTCTTATTTTTTATATAATCCATGGGAAGTGGGAAATAATCCTCTATATTTTCTACTGCTATAATAGGCATACCGGCGGTTATAGTACCTATTATAGGTACTTCTATCATTTCTTTTTTCTGAGATTTTTCAATAACTTCTATAGTTCTGGATTTAGTGGCATCTCTTTTTATAAAACCTCGTCTTTCTAGTTTTTCAAGATAACTGTGGACGGTAGAAGTAGATTTTAATCCCACAGCAGTACATATCTCTCTAACAGAAGGAGGATAACCTTTTTGTTTAATTTGTGATTTTATAAAGTTATATATTTGAGATTGTCTATTATTACTGCGTTCTGTCATAAGATACACTCCTCTAAATTTATTTATGTGAATTATATCACAAAAGTTGACAAATAGCAAACTTATGTTCTATACTAGTTTTACTGATTCTGAAGTTAATGTTAATATAATAAATATTATGTAAATTAAACAAAAAGTAAACCAAAAATCAAATAATTAAAAAAAAGGAGTTTATTATATTTATGAATAAAAAGCAATGTATATTTAATGAAAAAAAAGCCTGTAATAACTGTAATGAGTGCAATACATGTGATTTAAATCCTAGTAAAAAGTGCAATAATTGCGGTAAGTGTCTGGAATTAGAGGGCTATGATATGAAAGCAATAAAGATTGATACAATTTTAGATGATGAAGATGAATCAAAAGAGTACCAAATTGGAGAAACCGAAATGATGGCATATGACCGGGACCAGAGTGATTCTTACATGGAAGATATGAAAGAAAACACTGTAGAATTCATAGATGATATAGATGGCTTAAGAGAAATTTTAGATAATAAAGATAAATTCAAAAAGATAATTCATGAAGAGTATCCTGGATTGATAAAAATTATAAAAGACAATAAGTAATTACTTTAAGGGATAGCATCGACATTTCCGATGAAATCTGATAAACCCATGCTATAGTAAAGGAGAAAAGAATCTTAAATGCAAGAAGTTGAAAAAATTGAAAAATTTATATCTATAATCGATAAAAAGCTTAGGCCTAATATAGTTATTCGAAGTATAAATTCGGAAAAACCAGTAGTAGTAAAACACATACCAGATTCTTGGAATTTATTAGGCTGTGGTAATTATGCTGCAGTATTTACTCATAAGGCTTTTGATGATTATGTAGTGAAAATATATGCTAAGGGAAGACCAGGATTAAAAGAAGAAGTAGAAGTATATAAAACTATTGGGAATCATCCATCTTATTCATATATTATATACCGATTTTTTATAAATTCACAGTACCTATTCCCAAGTTTATACTTGATTTAATAAGAAAAAGTTATAGAATCTATAAAAAAATCAATGGTTAATATAATAAATATTATGTTGATTAAATAAAAAATAAACCAAAAACAATAAATATAAATAAAGGCAATTGATACAAAACAATTGCCGATTTCTTATTTCTCAGTTATATTTAAAGGATTTGATTTTATAGCTTCTCTAAGTCTTTCATCATCTACATGGGTATATATTTGAGTGGTAGACACATTTTCATGGCCAAGTATTTTTTGAAGGCTTCTTATATCTACATGACCGTATTTATACATAAGAGTGGCTGCAGTGTGCCTTAATTTATGAGGTGTATATTTTTCGCTGTCTAAGTTGGCTTTTTTTAAATACTTCTTTAACATGATTTCAACAGATCTTTTATTTATTCTAGCGTAATTTTTGCTTATGAAAAGGGCATCCTTATCCTTTATTTTATTTAAATATTCATCTCTTGAGGTCAGATAATTCTTAAGTGCCTCCAGGCAGGATTTATTTAGATAGATGGTTCTCTCTTTGTTCCCTTTTCCTATTACAGTGAGGGTATCTTCTTTGATGTTGGATATATTTATACTGCAAAGCTCTGAAAGTCTCATCCCACAGTTTAAGAAAAAAGTTATAATACAGTAATCTCTTTCTTTAAACTTTCCATCAATTGACTCAAGTAAAAGCTTGCTTTCTTTTAAACTTAAGTAAATAGGGTTTCTTTTGCTTATTTGAGGGGATTCTAGCTCCAGAGCAGGATTTTCACTTATTAATTTAGCTTTGCTACAAAGGTATTTAAAGAAAGATTTTAAAGAAGCCACTTTCCTGGCTCTGGCATAACTCTTGTTATGTCTATAGTTCTCTATAAAAGATATAAAAGCAAATAAATCACTTAAGGTTATCTGTTTTATAATATCAATATCAATATCTTTTATTTTTATTTTCTCAAATTGAGAACCCTCTTTTTCTAGTCCTTTGTAAAGCTTTAAAAATCTTAAGAACATAGTCAGGTCAACTTTATAGCCTTCTAAAGTATTCTTTGACTTACCCTTAATTGTACCGAGATAATTTAAAAAATCATTCAAATATCCAGGGAGTTCTGGATTGTATATTTGGTTTAAACTATATTTCATGATATAAAAGGCCCCCTTTTTAATATATAAGATCGCTAAATAATCATTTAACGAAGTTATATATTCTACAAAGGAAGGCAAAAATCCTTTTTATTTACTTTTCTTTGGTTTACTTTTTTTAAACAAACATAATATTTATTATATCAACTATTCTATTTTTATTTTAGTTACTGAATAATTTTCTGCATTTAAGGTAAAATATAGAAATGATATATTAAATACTAAAAAGAACTGGAGGTATTTGCTGCTAAAAAAAATATATATATCAATAATTTATATGCAGCTTATAAATTTATGAAAATAGGACTTCCAAAAGGATTATTATATTGTAAATATCATATTTTTGCAGAAACTTTTTTCAAAGAATTAGGTGCAGAAATAATAACTTCTCCTGATACTAATAGATATATACTAGATATGGGGGTAAAATACTGTGTGGATGAAGCTTGCCTTCCAATAAAAATATTTCACGGTCATGTAGCTTCCATAAAAGATAAATGTGATATAATTCTTATTCCTAGAATAATGCAACTGAATAAAGATGAATTTATCTGTCCTAAATTTTGCGGTCTTCCGGAAATGGTATTAAACAACATACCTGGCATGCCAGAGGCATTAACCTATCCTATATATGCATTTTCTAAGAATAAAATTAGAAACTGGATTTTAAATGCAGGCTTAAAGTTTAGTAAAAATATTTTAGAGATAAACAGAGCCTATGAAAAGGCTATTAAAACTCAAAACTCTCACAACTTATCATCAAATAGATTGAATAATGTAGTTTTTTCTAGAAACATAGCCCTAGTGGGTCATCCGTATAACTTATACGATAGTTTTTCCAATATGAACATAATTAAAAAACTAAATAAATTAAACATAGGTATACTTACTGAGGAAGATATAGATAAAGTACAAATAAATGATGAAATAAAACACTTGTTTAAAAAACCTTTTTGGACCTTTGCCAAGAATTCCTATGGCTTTTCCACTTATGCTGCAAAAACTAAAAAAGTAGATGGAATAATATATGTATCTTCTTTTGCCTGCGGCATAGACTCTGTGGTAATAGAGCTTATCAAAGATAGGTTAAAAAACTTTCCCTTCTTAGTTCTAAAAATAGATGAACAAACTGGAGAAGCTGGTTTTGATACTAGAATTGAAGCTTTCTCGGATATGCTTGAAAGGAGATGTGAAAATTTATGAAAATTACTTTTCCTCATTTAGGAAATACATGTTTTGCAGCAAAAGCTTTATTTGATGGATTAGGAATTGACTATATAATACCTCCATTAAGTAATAAGCAAGCTTTGGAAATAGGTTCATTATATTCTCCTGAAGAGATGTGTCTCCCTTTTAAAATAATGATTGGTAACTACATTCAAAGT
This window of the Clostridium kluyveri DSM 555 genome carries:
- the hfq gene encoding RNA chaperone Hfq, whose product is MSKPANNLQDIFLNGARKNRIPVIVYLTNGFQIRGIVKGFDNFTVILECDGKQMMVYKHALSTITPSKAILFNTPAGTDDRS
- a CDS encoding aminotransferase class I/II-fold pyridoxal phosphate-dependent enzyme, with protein sequence MLNITKEELKNKYKINDKVISLYEKSIEDVKGEFIYYDEVREYNQLKVLNALQEEGISESHFTNSSGYGYGDIGRNSLDRVYARVFNSESALVRPHFVNGTHALCCALFGNLRPGDTMLSVCGTPYDTLHSLIGRCSDKKVGSLKEYGINYHQIDLTLDNKIDFKSVEKYLIKNDKVKIVHIQRSTGYGWRKSFSISEIKEIIDFVKKIHPELICFVDNCYGEFIDIMEPTDIGADLVAGSLIKNIGGGIAPTGGYIAGKEEYVTQASYRLTVPGIGGECGSTFGVMRSLYQGLFLAPHISIEAVKGAVFCARIMELAKFEVLPKYNDKRSDIIQCIKFNDKIKLIDFCRAIQKASPVDSSAQCEPWDMPGYSDQVIMAAGAFIQGSSIELSADAPIREPYIAYLQGGLTFDHAKIGILMALSSII
- the lexA gene encoding transcriptional repressor LexA, which produces MTERSNNRQSQIYNFIKSQIKQKGYPPSVREICTAVGLKSTSTVHSYLEKLERRGFIKRDATKSRTIEVIEKSQKKEMIEVPIIGTITAGMPIIAVENIEDYFPLPMDYIKNKREIFMLRVKGESMVDAGILDGDLSLIEKVHSAENGDIVVALIENEATLKRFFKEENHIRLQPENKNMPPIIVDDCKIIGRLIGIYRQYE
- a CDS encoding tyrosine recombinase XerC, translating into MKYSLNQIYNPELPGYLNDFLNYLGTIKGKSKNTLEGYKVDLTMFLRFLKLYKGLEKEGSQFEKIKIKDIDIDIIKQITLSDLFAFISFIENYRHNKSYARARKVASLKSFFKYLCSKAKLISENPALELESPQISKRNPIYLSLKESKLLLESIDGKFKERDYCIITFFLNCGMRLSELCSINISNIKEDTLTVIGKGNKERTIYLNKSCLEALKNYLTSRDEYLNKIKDKDALFISKNYARINKRSVEIMLKKYLKKANLDSEKYTPHKLRHTAATLMYKYGHVDIRSLQKILGHENVSTTQIYTHVDDERLREAIKSNPLNITEK
- a CDS encoding acyl-CoA dehydratase activase-related protein — encoded protein: MKIGLPKGLLYCKYHIFAETFFKELGAEIITSPDTNRYILDMGVKYCVDEACLPIKIFHGHVASIKDKCDIILIPRIMQLNKDEFICPKFCGLPEMVLNNIPGMPEALTYPIYAFSKNKIRNWILNAGLKFSKNILEINRAYEKAIKTQNSHNLSSNRLNNVVFSRNIALVGHPYNLYDSFSNMNIIKKLNKLNIGILTEEDIDKVQINDEIKHLFKKPFWTFAKNSYGFSTYAAKTKKVDGIIYVSSFACGIDSVVIELIKDRLKNFPFLVLKIDEQTGEAGFDTRIEAFSDMLERRCENL